The following proteins come from a genomic window of Montipora foliosa isolate CH-2021 chromosome 2, ASM3666993v2, whole genome shotgun sequence:
- the LOC137992267 gene encoding uncharacterized protein, with protein sequence MEIAWSNGTSQKILNQTPKESEVTAQEDQAEISPFLFPAAIGALLMLMLGGFLFSNATPLCKTKTMPDSKIKRQFERKYGRRTIRFHNVPQKIAKDPCSVLQQENNDIVDAVKKEYHDLPQYQPVSGLVGNVVGLHGRTCAVNECRPEMTDRGESPIPSTRNADSTRKSISLCIPKESEGGRQNNSKEQKNSSVIFYDECNTAEDNAAQRIPSASSGIGSANSLDNFEADSLEEFPLVESDTQTLDKAVSQYNEDPLTFQRTRSLFVTPTIDRGVHVGGRSSVLEFARAPSCSCVNACNCSIHGENASKEITSDNEDRIIRERLTWGHIAQRGDIENLDNLRLNTPSALVSGPETRLQERRQCPLRREDLEQWLSDVEASRKTNDNDYVQPLLEESDLEREEHLGRKVGVSGPRRIRAPLHESLQLLKSLELISEDGRSQFAQTKSSFHRGGRASCLEIVRAPSSICICTKRCTAHCQGETTADKLFACTDSLAENTAIEDSTDSIRSEHQRYSSIRTERLARGGRLSNFNQVRASSNLCIHGPSCRFHCQKAEKLESATKAVQTCETAINANLELRGASVLGEKVSIDSHTFQEDNIDCSIPRQRDAQEDNDEGYRIRGASSFGNCTTEEAMRGASSFALAPSNQLHANQSKINLRLASVALKQVKTVDWDSRMRPKQPLGNHRDTKERDAESNLEETRGASCFASLNESITGTSSVTLSVAVQSDGESFLGYKSSDQNKGGSTLNPRMRVKKTTAATKLSKTMLGLDGNNNRSSFHQNDDITQSRLPEREKVDVDSNTIDGEIDGQLKNPTAFDSRILKVGKDAAMMTTLLNALTRHKEEKRKEKEGPCILKRNNMGKIEIEHGRQSLAGNLNFSVFYKAIENSIPLLYVGVLGLENVSERLISPVHSIYVKFCLTPKFTTWRRTKKLNITGEQLVFKDYFIISGVKPADLDQGELKFIVVCIEEQERVLGKLEVPLAELKSRDKIKRTCALQLPDAETMSART encoded by the coding sequence GTGGGTTTTTATTTTCCAACGCAACACCGCTGTGTAAAACAAAGACAATGCCAGATAGCAAGATTAAAAGACAATTCGAACGAAAATATGGTCGTCGAACAATACGCTTTCATAACGTACCGCAAAAGATTGCTAAAGACCCATGCTCGGTTCTTCAGCAAGAAAACAATGACATTGTGGATGCGGTGAAAAAGGAATATCACGATCTACCGCAATACCAACCAGTCAGCGGACTCGTTGGCAATGTCGTTGGGCTACACGGACGGACATGCGCTGTCAATGAATGCAGACCGGAAATGACAGACAGAGGTGAAAGTCCTATTCCTTCGACAAGAAATGCGGACTCCACACGAAAAAGCATTTCTTTGTGCATACCAAAAGAAAGCGAAGGCGGGAGGCAAAATAACTCAAAGGAGCAAAAAAATTCTTCTGTCATATTTTACGACGAATGTAATACTGCTGAAGACAATGCTGCTCAGCGAATTCCTTCAGCCTCTAGTGGAATTGGATCGGCGAATTCTTTGGATAATTTTGAGGCTGATAGTTTAGAAGAATTTCCCCTTGTCGAAAGCGATACACAAACACTTGACAAGGCGGTATCACAATACAATGAAGATCCGCTAACTTTTCAGAGAACGCGTTCTCTATTTGTAACGCCGACAATCGACCGTGGCGTTCATGTAGGTGGTCGTTCAAGTGTACTGGAGTTTGCACGCGCACCAAGTTGCTCATGTGTGAACGCTTGTAACTGCTCCATTCATGGTGAAAACGCTTCAAAAGAAATCACATCTGATAATGAGGACAGAATCATTAGAGAAAGACTCACTTGGGGTCATATAGCACAGAGAGGCGATATAGAGAATCTTGACAATTTAAGGTTGAACACACCATCAGCTCTTGTATCGGGTCCAGAGACAAGACTGCAAGAGAGACGCCAATGCCCTCTGCGGCGCGAGGACCTGGAACAATGGTTGAGTGATGTTGAAGCGTCCCGTAAAACAAACGACAACGACTACGTTCAGCCCTTGCTGGAAGAATCCGATCTTGAAAGAGAAGAACATCTTGGAAGAAAGGTGGGCGTTTCTGGACCTAGACGAATACGTGCGCCTTTACATGAAAGTCTGCAGCTGTTAAAGAGCTTGGAGCTTATTTCAGAAGATGGTCGGTCGCAGTTTGCGCAAACAAAATCTTCATTTCACCGTGGAGGTAGAGCGAGTTGTTTGGAAATCGTGCGAGCACCAAGCTCGATATGTATATGCACAAAGAGATGCACCGCGCATTGTCAGGGTGAAACTACTGCTGACAAATTATTTGCGTGTACTGATTCTTTAGCGGAAAATACTGCAATTGAGGATAGCACTGATTCAATAAGAAGCGAACATCAACGATACAGTTCAATAAGAACTGAGCGTCTTGCGAGAGGTGGACGATTGAGTAATTTTAATCAGGTTCGGGCCTCGAGTAATTTATGCATTCATGGTCCCTCTTGTAGATTTCATTGTCAGAAAGCAGAAAAATTGGAGTCCGCCACGAAAGCTGTTCAAACTTGCGAAACAGCAATAAATGCGAATTTAGAATTACGCGGAGCAAGTGTACTTGGCGAGAAGGTATCGATAGATTCGCACACATTTCAAGAAGATAACATCGATTGTTCTATTCCTCGACAACGCGATGCTCAAGAAGATAATGACGAAGGGTATAGAATTAGAGGAGCAAGTTCGTTCGGAAATTGCACAACTGAAGAGGCCATGCGCGGGGCAAGTTCTTTCGCTCTTGCGCCTTCCAACCAATTGCACGCTAATCAGAGCAAGATCAACTTACGTCTGGCCTCAGTGGCTTTAAAACAAGTAAAAACTGTCGACTGGGACTCCAGGATGCGTCCAAAACAACCGCTTGGTAATCACAGGGATACCAAAGAGAGAGACGCAGAGTCGAACTTGGAAGAAACCAGAGGCGCTAGCTGCTTTGCATCCCTTAATGAGAGTATCACAGGAACCTCCAGTGTAACGTTAAGTGTTGCAGTGCAATCCGATGGCGAAAGTTTCCTTGGTTATAAATCATCGGATCAGAATAAAGGGGGTTCAACGCTGAATCCTCGCATGCGTGTTAAAAAGACAACTGCAGCGACAAAATTGTCGAAAACTATGTTGGGTCTTGACGGTAACAACAATCGTTCGTCATTTCATCAGAACGACGATATAACGCAATCGAGGCTTCCTGAAAGAGAAAAAGTGGATGTGGACTCAAATACTATAGACGGAGAGATTGATGGACAACTTAAAAACCCCACCGCGTTTGATAGTCGTATCCTCAAAGTTGGGAAAGACGCGGCTATGATGACCACGCTCCTAAACGCGTTAACACGACACAaggaagaaaaacgaaaagaaaaggaaggTCCTTGTATTCTCAAACGAAACAATATGGGAAAGATTGAGATTGAGCACGGAAGACAAAGTTTAGCTGGAAATCTGAACTTTTCAGTATTTTACAAAGCGATCGAGAATTCAATACCTTTGCTTTATGTAGGTGTTTTGGGTCTTGAGAACGTATCAGAGAGACTAATCTCTCCAGTTCACAGTATTTATGTAAAGTTCTGCTTAACCCCAAAGTTCACGACATGGCGGAGGACTAAAAAGCTCAACATTACAGGGGAGCAGCTGGTGTTCAAAGATTATTTTATCATTTCTGGAGTAAAGCCAGCAGATTTAGATCAAGGCGAGCTTAAGTTCATCGTAGTTTGTATCGAAGAACAAGAGAGAGTTCTTGGCAAACTCGAAGTACCTCTTGCAGAGCTCAAATCACGTGACAAGATTAAACGAACTTGCGCACTTCAGCTACCTGACGCTGAGACGATGAGCGCGCGAACTTGA